In Stegostoma tigrinum isolate sSteTig4 chromosome 35, sSteTig4.hap1, whole genome shotgun sequence, one genomic interval encodes:
- the LOC125447404 gene encoding dynein light chain Tctex-type 5-like, with protein sequence MDKRRSQSSVPARGKEKQKSISSTARTNRLTSTCKATSAELGAVKGRVPQRNVLSVACPPAFTFSGIVVARRLTKNLKERTALKRAAKVSTVTKIVNDQVPPFSSNPPEKFCTSRVQVFLEEYLPDKLRDIAYGPALASQLSKEMSNEIKEFAKGILPPRYKLVCMVTLGEKKNEDAVLTSQALWDSYADTFVSRCSENGTMFCVACVFAVYCE encoded by the exons ATGGATAAAAGAAGGAGTCAGAGCTCAGTTCCTGCCAGAGGCAAGGAgaaacaaaaatctatctcaagCACAGCACGAACCAACAGGCTTACTTCAACGTGTAAAGCAACTTCAGCAgag CTTGGAGCAGTGAAAGGGCGAGTCCCACAAAGGAATGTTTTAAGTGTGGCCTGCCCTCCTGCATTCACCTTCAGTGGGATTGTCGTTGCCCGGAGACTAACGAAGAATTTAAAG GAGAGAACAGCTTTGAAACGAGCTGCAAAGGTATCAACAGTTACGAAGATTGTAAATGACCAG GTGCCACCATTTTCCTCAAACCCCCCTGAGAAATTCTGCACCTCCCGTGTTCAAGTGTTCCTGGAGGAATATTTGCCTGACAAGCTTCGCGACATAGCTTATGGCCCTGCTCTCGCCAGTCAGCTCTCCAAAGAGATGAGCAACGAGATTAAGGAGTTTGCAAAGGGGATTCTGCCGCCCAGATACAAGCTGGTGTGCATGGTGACACTGGGCGAGAAGAAAAATGAGGATGCTGTGTTGACCAGCCAGGCACTCTGGGACAGTTACGCAGACACGTTTGTGTCCCGTTGTTCCGAGAATGGCACCATGTTCTGTGTGGCCTGTGTCTTTGCTGTGTACTGTGAATGA